AACGAGCTCGGCGCCCCCGCGGCCGACCTCGAGCTCTCGCTGCCGATCTCCACCCGGACGGTGGAGCGCCTGGCCTGCGACGCCGCCATCTCCCGCGTCCTGCTCGCCGGCTCGGTGGTGGTCGACGTCGGCCGGGCGACGCGGGTGGTCTCGGCGCCGGCGCGGCGGGCGCTGCGGATCCGGGATCGCGGCTGCCGCTGGCCGGGCTGCGACCGCCAGGTCAACTGGTCGACGCCGCACCACATCGTCGCCTGGAGCAAGAACGGTCCGACCAACCTGGGCAATCTCGTACTTTTGTGTTTCGCTCACCATCGCCTCGTCCATGAGGGCGGCTGGCAGGTGGTCAAGGCCGGGCGCGAGTTTCGCTTCCTTCCGCCCGAGCGGGTGGTGATGCGGCGGGCGCGCGGACCGGGTGTGCGCTGGGCGGCCTAGGCCGCGCTATCGCGGAGCCGGCGTCTCGCCTACTCGGGGATACGACAGGCTAAGCGTCGGCGGTGACGGAGCCGGGCGTGCTCGCGCGGGCTCGCCAGAAGAGGATCGG
This genomic stretch from bacterium harbors:
- a CDS encoding HNH endonuclease, producing NELGAPAADLELSLPISTRTVERLACDAAISRVLLAGSVVVDVGRATRVVSAPARRALRIRDRGCRWPGCDRQVNWSTPHHIVAWSKNGPTNLGNLVLLCFAHHRLVHEGGWQVVKAGREFRFLPPERVVMRRARGPGVRWAA